Part of the Limisphaerales bacterium genome, CCAAATCGATGTCGTCTCCAAAGCTTTCCTCGGCCTCACCGTTTCGTGCGCACGCTGTCACCATCATAAGTTCGATGCCATCAGCCAAAAAGATTACCACGCGTTTTACAGCATCATGACCAGCACGCGGCCGGCGACGATTAATGTCGATTCCCCCGCACGGCAGCAATTAAACGTTCCGGCAATGAAAAAAATGAAAACCGAGATTCGCGCCGCGCTGGCCGAGCAATGGTTGGCAGAGGCGGATCGGTTCGCCGGGCGTTTACTGAAGCCCGATGGCCCGATGAAAGACGCCCTCAGCAAGGCCGGAGGGAACGCTAACCCGCTCCACGCCTGGCACCGCTTGCAGGCAACGGAGGGCGAAGAGTTTCGGGCCCAGTGGACGCAACTGGAGGTGGACATGAAAGCTAGCTTCGAACGTTGGCAAGCGCAGCGCGCGCGACCGTATGCGCAGCATTGGGATTTCCACCGCGGCGCGGCAATGGCGTGGGTGCAGGCGGGCAACGGGATGGGGCACGACCAACCCGCCGGTAGTCTTGCGGGACAGTTTCGCGTGCTGCCCAAGGGCGACCGCCTAATCGGCGACATTTTGCCCACGGGTATTTACACGCATCTATTGTCGGATAAACACACTGGCTGGCTCGGCTCGCCGCGGTTTCGCATCGGGCCGAACGAAACGCTGTGGGTGCGCGTGCGCGGCAGCGGCGGCGTGATGGCGCGGTACGTCGTCCAAAACTACACGCGCAACGGCACGGTGTATCCTGCCACGCGGCTCAATGACGGCAAGTGGCGTTGGCAAAAATGGAGCCTGAAATATTGGGAAGGCGACGACGCGCATCTTGAAATTTCCACCGCCGGCGAACAAGCCGTGCTCACCGCGGGCAACGCCAATTCGTGGTTCGGTGTCACCGGTGCGCTCGTGCAAAAGCCCGGCCAACCCGCGCCGGGCGATGAATCTGTGGAGACCATTTTGCCACTTTTCACCGGTAATGCGCCGGCTGATCGCGAGGCGTTGGCCGCCAAATATGCCGCCACGCTGCGCGATTGTATCGAGTCGTTTCGCCGCGACAAGATGAGTGATTTTAAGGCGAATTTTCTCAATCATTTTGTGCACGCCAATTTGCTTTCCAACACCGCCGCTGCCGCGCCCGCCGCCGCTCAGCTCGCGGCCGCCTATCGCAAGCTCGAGGCCGCCGTGCCCGTGCCGCAGCGCGCGCCGGGCGTGGTGGAGGGCGACGCGCGGGATATGCCGCTCTTTGTGCGCGGCAGCCACAAGCAACCGGGCGAGGTTGTGCCGCGGAGATTCCTTGAGGCGTTTGACGCAAAGCCGTTTGACACCAAACAATCCGGCCGGCGCGAATTGGCCGAGGCGATGTTGCGGGCGGACAATCCGCTCGTCGCGCGCGTGATTGTGAATCGCGTGTGGCATCATCTTTTTGGGCGTGGACTCGTGGGCACACCAGATAATTTTGGCAAGCTCGGTGAACTGCCGACGCATCCGGAGTTGCTCGACTACCTCGCCACGCGCTTTGTGCGGGAAGGTTGGTCGCTGAAAAAACTCATCCGCGAACTCACCCTCACGCGAACTTTCCAGATTAGCGCCGTCAGCACCGCCGCCACGCGTGACGCTGATCCCGATAACCGTTTGCTCGCGCGCGCGCACTTGCGGCGGCTTGAAGCCGAGGCCATCCGCGATGCCATGCTGCAAGCCAGCGGCGCGCTCGACCGCAATCCGCTCGGTGGATCGGACACGTTTAATACCAATCGCCGCGGTGTTTACGTGAGCGTCATTCGCAACAACCTCGACCCATTTCTCACCGTGTTCGACATGCCCGTGCCCGCCACTGCCAAGGGCCGTCGCGATGAAACCAATGTGCCCGCGCAATCGCTCACGCTGATGAATGACCCCTTCGTTATCAGTCTCGCCGCCCGCCTCGCCCAGCGCGTGACCGGTGAAGAAAAATTTAAAACTGCCGAGGCGCAGATTCGTCGCTTGTTTCAACTGACCCTCAATCGCAAACCGTCCACGCAAGAAATCGCAAACGCAAAAGCTTTTCTTCAAAACGCCGGCGGTCGTCAGCTGGTGGCGAGGAAAAAAATGAACGCCGTGCGCGAACGCCTCAATACCGCCAGCGCAAAGGTTGCCGCCATCCGCGAACCGGTGCGCAAACGGCTCCTCGCCGAACGCAAGCGTGAGCATGAGAACCCAAACCCCGTCGGCCCCAAGCCCTTTGCCGCATGGGATTTTGGCAAAGGCACGGACGACCAAATTGGCAAATTGAACTTGAGCCTGCACAGTGGCGCTAAAGTGGAGAAAGGCGCGCTTGTCCTCGATGGTCGCGCCGCCTTCGCCCGCAGCGCGCCGCTCACTCAACCGCTCCGCGCCAAAACGCTTGAGGCGTGGGTGCAGTTGAACAACCTCAGCCAACGCGGCGGCGGCGTGATGACCGTGCAAACGCGCAACGGCGTGCTCTTCGACGCCATCGTCATTGGTGAGCAACAATCCGGGCATTGGATGGCCGGCAGCAATAATTTCAAACGCACGCAGTCGTTCAATGGCCCTGCCGAAAAAGAATCTCAACCCGTTCAGGTGGCTATCGTTTACGAAACTGACGGGACCATCCTCGGCTATCGCAACGGCAAACCTTATGGCCGACCGTACAAAACGAGTGTACAACCCTTCGCCGCTGGTAACGCGGAAATCCTGTTCGGTCTGCGCCACGGCACCGCTGCGGGCAGCGGCCGGATGTTGTCCGGCAAAGTGCTGAAAGCGCGCCTATATGACCGCGCGCTGAATCCCGCCGAAGTGCTCGCCTCCGCCGGTGGCAATCCGAATTATATTTCAGAAAAAGAAATACTCGCCGAGATGAGCGCTGCGCAACGGAAGCAGCTTGAAGGATTGAAAATCTCACTGCAAAAGCTAAACACCGAAATGAGGGTGCTGGAAAAAACCGGGGCCGATGCGCCCGACCCGTGGCGTGATTTGGCGCAGGCGATGTTCAACCTTAAAGAATTTATTTACGTGCAATGAATCAAAAATCAATATCACTGACCCGTCGCCAAATGCTCGCGCAGTGTTCCACAGGGTTTGGGCTGATGGCGTTGCAGGGATTGATGGGGGGGGCGGCGTTTGGCGCAAAGCGGAAGCCGCACTTCACGCCGCGGGCGAAGCATGTGATTCTTTGTTATATGTCGGGCGGGGCTTCGCAGGTGGATACGTTTGACCCGAAACCGAAGCTCAAGGAACTGCACGGCAAGCCGATGCCGGTGAAAATTTTGCGGACACAATTTAATAATAACGGCAACGTGATGGCTTCGCCGTTTGCGTTTAAAAAATATGGTCAGAGCGGTTTGCCGGTGAGCAGTTTGTTTCCGCACGTGGCGGAGAGCGCGGATGAGTTGGCAGTGATTCGGTCGCTGACGAGCAAGGTGAACGAGCATGCGCAGGGGAATTATGCCTTTCACACCGGCGTGCCGTTCATGGGGCATCCTTCGGCGGGCGCGTGGATGACTTACGGGCTGGGTACGGAGAATCAAAACCTGCCGGGCTTCGTGGTGTTGCAAGCGGGCGGGGCGACGGTGCCGCACGGCGGGGTGGGGTTGTTCAGCAATGGCTATTTGCCGGCAGAAAATCAGGGTAGTATTATCGTGGGCGACAAGGCGCCGGCGGTGCGCAACATCCAACCGCGCGAGGCGGACGCAGCGCAGCGGTCGCGACTGGAGTTTGTGAAGGGGCAGGACACGGATTTTATTAAAAAGATTGGCGGCAATAATGACGTGGAAGCAGCGGTGCGAAATTATGAAACCGCTTATCGCATGCAGACAGCAGTGCCGGAGTTGTGCGACTTGCGCGGCGAGACGGCGGCCACCAAAAAAATGTACGGCATGGATTCGCCCAACGGCGTCACGGCGGCGTACGGGCACCAAGCTCTGCTCGCGCGACGGCTGGTGGAACGCGGTGTGCGGTTTGTGGAGCTGAGTTGTCTGCCCGAAAAAATGGGCGGCGGCCAAGCCCCCAATCCGTGGGACCAACACGGCAACCTCAAAGGCGGGCACGAAAACATGGCGCGCCAAGTCGATCAACCCATCGGCGGGTTGCTCAAGGACCTCAAGGGGCGCGGGTTGCTGAAGGACACGCTTGTCATTTGGGCCGGCGAATTCGGCCGCACGCCCTTCTCGCAAGGCAGCAACGGGCGCGATCACAATCCATACGGCTACAGCGTATGGCTCGCCGGCGGCGGCGCGAAAGGTGGAACGGTGTACGGCGCCACCGACGAGCTCGGCTACCACGCCACCGAAAACAAATGCGACGTCTACGACCTCTGGGCCACAGTGCTGCACTTGTTGGGCGTGGATCACGAGGAACTCACCTACCGCCACGGCGGCCGTGATTTACGGTTGACCGATGTGCACGGGAAAGTGATTCGGGACGTGATCAACTGATGAGCGGAATTGAGCGTGAATGGATGAATCAATCGTTGCTTTTTTCGGTCAAAAATCAAACTCGGACAAAAGCTAATGAGTATTACTAGGAGAACATTTTTGAAGGCGGGCGGGGCGACGATGGCACTGCCGGTTTTGCACTCGGCGCCGGGGGCGATGGCGGCGGCGAAGAAGCCGGGCAAGCCAGACAAAAAGTTGGTGATAATGTACATCCCCAACGGCATCGTGCGGCGGTGTTTTTTCCCAGAGGAGGAGGAAGGGGTGTTGCCGAATTTTGTGGGCGGTTTTAACGCGGACAAAACGAAGGACCGGCGCAAACAGAACAAACCGGGGATTTATCCGCTGGAGCTGACGGAGACGATGCAGCCGTTGAAGGGATACACGAAAGACGTGACGCTGATTACCGGCCTGGACCGCACTTTTAAAAACGGGCAGGACGTGCACGCGCAGGGAGCCTCGTGCTATCTCACAAGCCTCTCGCCGGTGCAGGCGGCCGCGCAGGGGATTCGGCATCCGAACGGGCGCAGCCTCGACCAAGTAATCGGTGACAAGGTGGGCCACAAGACGGCGCTCAACACGCTGGAAATTAGTTGCAACGGATTCACCGCCGGCAAGGAGTCGATAGAATTTGACAACATTTCGTGGTATGGGCCGGATAAAATTGCGCCGTCCATCCGCGATCCGCGCAAGCTCTACGATCGGTTGTTTGGGAAAAATGATTTGCGTGCGCACGTGAACGATGTGACCGGCCTGGTGCTTGCGGATGCCAAGTCGCTTTCCAAAAAATTGGCCAGCGAGGATCGTGCGGCGTTGGATGAATTCATGACGATGGTCCGCAACATCGAGGTGCGTATGGCCAAGCTCGAGAAATTGTTGGCGGGTGCCGATGTGCGCGTGCCAAAAAATGAAGTGCTGCCGCGCGGCAAATACATCCAGTTGCAGGCGGATCTAATGTTGCTGGCGTTCCAGATGGGCATCACGAATATCGCCACGTTCATGATCGGCCCCGAGCGTTGGGAGGCCACGCTGCGGTACGAGGGCGTGTTTGATAATCCGGTGAATCATCACACGATGACGCACAATCAAAAGGGCAAAGGCTACCTGTCGGTGGCGAAGATCGACCGCTTCCACATGCAGCAATACGCCTACGTGCTCAAGCGGATGACGGAAATCAAAGAGTCCGACGGCAGCACGATGCTGGACAATTCGCTGGTCACTTACGGCGCGGCGCTGGGTGATGGTTCGACGCATCAGTATTATGATTTGCCGATGATCGTCGCCGGCCGCGGGCAGGGCCAAGTGAAGCAGGGCCGGTTCATCCAAGCCAAGAGTGGCACGCTTAATTCAAACCTGTGGCTGACGCTGGCGAAATTGATGGGTGTGGAAATGGATTCATTTGCCGACAGCACGGGTGTTATTTCTGATTTGTGGACTTGATCGCAAATGTTTGTTCGACGATTCATTTTTCAAAGTTGCCTTCTTCTTGCGTTATTGGGCATCGCTTCGGCTCAGGCGGCGGAAGAGTTTGAGCAGTTTCTTAAACCGCTCTTTGCCAAGAGTTGCGTGAAATGTCACGGCGGCGAAAAGGTGAAGGGCAAAATTAATCTCAAGCAAATCACCACCGCCCAGCAGTTCCTCGCCAAGCCGGAGCTGATCCAGGAACTCATCGAGGTCATCGACGCCGCCGACATGCCGCCCGAGGACGAGCCGCAACTCACCCAAGCGCAGCGCACAAAAATGCTGGCCACCCTGAAGGCTCAACTGCGCGCGGCGACCGTTGGCATCAAGGCGAGGCCCGTCCGCATCCGGCGCCTCAACCGTTTCCAATACAACAACGCCGTGCGCGATTTGTTCCAGCTCAACCGCGACGTGTTCGCGCTGCCGGAAAAACTGATGACGCGCGAATCGATTTACCTCAACGCGCCCAAGATGCCCGACCGCGTCAACGTCCGCTCGCTGGCACTGAACCCTGCGCCCGGCATGCGCGCGGTGCGGGCGTTCCCGAAAGATTTGCGCGCCGCCCACGGGTTCGATAATCAGGCCAACCAACTCACCCTCTCGCCGCTGCTGCTCGATGCCTTCCTGAGCTTGAGCGTGTCCGTTGTCGAGAGCCCTGATTTCAACGAGCAAACTGTCGGCATTTGGAAAACATTTTTCCAGCCGCCCGCTGAGGGCGCTGACCTTCCCGCCGAAACACGTAAACGAATCGCGGTCTTTTTAGCGCTCGCCTTCCGCGGCCCCGTCGAGTCGACCACTATCGACCGCTACACCGCCTACGCGCTCGGCAAAATAAAGCAGGAAATCCCGTTCACCGCCGCCATGAAAAAAGTCGCCTCCGCCGCGTTGTCCTCGCCGCTTTTTCTCTATCGCTATCAACTTGCTGACGCGAAGAATTCGCAGCACGCCCTTGCCTCCAACCTCTCATTTTTCCTTTGGGTCAGCGGGCCGGATGCCGAGCTGCTGCGTCTGGCCGAGGCGGGCAAACTGTCCGAGCCCGCCGTGTTGGAGAAAACCATCGACCGCATGTTGGCCGACCCAAAAATTGAGCGCTTTCTGGACACCTTCCCCGCGCAATGGATGCAGCTCGAAAATGTATTGGCCGCCACTCCCGACCCCAGGAAACACCGGTTGTTCGCGCTGGACAAAAACAACCCGGCCAGTCTGCAAATGTTGATGGAGCCGCTGCTATTATTTGACGCGGTATTCGTCGAGGATCGACCCATCGCGGACCTCATCACACCTAAGTTTGGTTACCAAAGTGATTTTCTGAAAACATGGTACACCACCGACTTGGAACCGCCGACGGTGGATGTCCGCGAGATTGTGGAGATGAACCGGCGCAACGCGGAACGACGGAACGGCCTGGAGAAACTCATCAAAAACACCAAGACCGATCTGGAAGCGATGCTCAAGCCCGTGCGGGCCAAGTTGCTGGCAGAACGCAAAAAAAATACCGGCGGGAAAAAACCAGTGGACTTGAAGCCCTACGCCGCCTGGGAATTTAATGGCGACCTGAAAAGCTCAGTCAATTCACTCGAGCTCAAGGCGCACGGAAAAATTCAATTCAAGGACGGCATGGTCGTGCTCAATCGCGCCTATCTGTTGAGCAATCATTTGCCAATTGATTTACGCGCGAAGAGCCTCGAGATTTGGTGTAAGGTGGGCAATGTGAACCAACGCGGCGGCGGCGTGATGGGCATCCAAGGTCCGGGCGATTTCTTCGATACCATTGTGCTCGGCGAACGCAAGCCGCGCCATTGGATTTCCGGCAGCAACGGATTCAGCCGCACGCTCGACTTTCCCAACTCAACCCCGGAGAACGCGGCCAACGAATTGCTGCACCTCGTCATGGTTTATCAGCCCGACGGCACCACTCGGATGTATCGAAACGGCAAACCCTACGGCCAACCCTTCCGACGCAGCTCGGCGACGTTTCCCAAGAATCGCAGTTCGGTTATTTTCGGCCTGCGCCATCTGCCGCCGGGCGGAAACAAATACCTCAACGTAAGCATCGACAAAGCCCGCCTGTATAACCGCGTACTCACCGCCGCCGAGGTCGCCGCTTCCAGCACTGGCACCCATCTTTACATCTCCGAGGCTGATGCGTTGCAGGCCATGCTGCCCGCACAGAAAAAGAAACACATGGCTCTGAACGATACGCTCAAACAGGCGGAGGCTGAATTGAAGAACATTCCCCAGCCTCGGGACACCGGAAAAATTCAGCAGGCCGCCCGCCAGAAATTTGACAACGAAATACGCAATAAGCTGCGCGGCAAAACCTTCGAACGTCTGCCGGTGGTTAACCCCCGCTACGGCGGAGTCATCACCAGCGCCGCCATGCTCAGCATGACCGCCGGGCCCAAGCGCACCCATCCCATCGGGCGCGGCGCCTGGATCATCGAGGTGATTTTTAATGACCCACCACCGCCGCCACCCAACGACGTGCCGCCGCTCAACGAGGATGCGTTGGACAAAAACCTGACCATCCGCGAAAAGTTTGCGCAGCACCGAGCCAACCCCAACTGCGCCGGCTGCCATTCCCGCCTCGACCCGCTCGGCTTCGCGCTGGAGAATTTCGACATCACCGGCCGCTGGCGTGATAAGTATCCCAACGGCCGCACCGTCGATGCCACCGGAACCTTGCTGCGAAAATACAAATTCAACGACATCGTTGATTTCAAAAAATCGCTAGTTCAAGAAGATCGACGTTTTGCCAAAGCCTTCACCGCACATTTGCTAAGATTCGCGCTTGCCCGCGAACTCACCCCTGTTGACACACTGGCGATCGATCGCATCGTCAACCAAACCGAGAACGAAGGCTTTAAACTCAAATCACTAATTAGGAAAGTGGTTCAAGCCGAGAGTTTCCTCAAATCAAATTAGTCGCCCCGCCGGAGGTGTTTTTCCATTGGCTTTGGAGGGTTGGGGTGTGTACTTTCGGGGCCAATTATGCTGCGTATTTTTATTGCTCTTATTGTGTTCACGCTGGGCGTTTCGGCTCGGGCTCAATCAATCTCGGATTCAGCGACGCCCGTGCGAAACATTTCGGCACCCGAAGGCTTCAAGGTGGAATTGCTGTACTCGGTGCCTAAGCCGCAACAAGGATCTTGGGTGGCAATGTGCAATGACGACAAGGGGCGGATCATTGTGAGCGATCAGTTTGGAGGGTTGTACCGGTTCACACCGCCAGCACCGGGGAAGTCGTTGAAGCAATCGGATATCGAGCCGGTACCGGCAAAGATCCGAGCCGCGAACGGCCTGCTCTGGGCGAATGGGGCTTTGTATGTGGGGGTGAATGATTACGAACGAAAATTTCCCAGCGGGTTGTATCGGGTGACGGATTCGGATGGGGACGACAAGCTGGACAAGGTGGTGTTGCTGCGTGAGATGTTTGCGCGGGGCGATCACGGCATCCACGCCATTTTGCCCGGACCGCAAAACTCGCTGTATCTGATCACCGGCAACAACACCACGCCGCTCCAGACGCAGAAATCGCGCGTGCCGTTGCATTGGGGCGAGGATCATCTACTGCCGCGCATGCCCGATGGGCGCGGGCATAACCGCGATCGGCTGGCGCCGGGAGGCATTATTTACAAGGTGTCGCTGGACGGGAAGCAGTGGGAGATTGTGTCGGCCGGCTTTCGGAACATTTATGATGGCGGCGTAAACAAGGACGGCGAGCTCTTCACGTATGACGCGGACATGGAATACGATTTCAACACGTCATGGTACCGGCCCACGCGCATCAATCACGTGACCAGCGGCAGCATGTGGGGGTGGCGTAATGGCACGGGCAAGCGGCCGGAATTTTATCCGGACACACTGCCGGCCACGATCAACATCGGCCCCGGCTCGCCCACGGGCACGGTGTTCGGCTACGGCGCGAAGTTTCCGGCTAAGTATCAGAACGCCTTTTACATTCTCGACTGGAGCTGGGGCAAGATTCACGCGGTTCACCTCAAGCCAAACGGCTCCAGCTACACGGGCACGAAGGAGACCTTCATCACCGGCAGTCCGTTGCCGGTAACGGATGTGATCATTCATCCCAAAGATGGTGCGATGTATTTCACCATCGGCGGCCGCAAAGTGCAGTCGGGCGTGTATCGCGTGACCTACACGGGCAAGCAATCCACCGCGCCGGCCGTGAAGCGCACGATGCACTATGGCCGCGTCCTCCGGCAGAAGCTTGAGAATTTTCACGGGGTGCAACACAAGGACGCCGTGAACCAGTCGTGGCCGCATCTGGGCGATGACGATCGATTCATCCGCTGGGCGGCGATGACCGCGGTGATGCATCAACCCGTTTCGGAGTGGCAGGAACGCGCTTTGCACGAGAAGGATGCGAACAAGCGCGTGGTGGCGTTGCTCGCCTTGTCCAAGGTGATCGGAGCAGACCCGAAAAACGTTGTGGCCGGAGAAGCCAAGGATGCGCCCAAGATCAGTCCGGCACAGCGCGCGGCTATTTACAAAGCGCTCGGGCAGGTGAAGTGGAGCCAGCTCACGCACGCAAGCAAACTCACCCTCGTGCGCGCCTACCAAATCGCCCTCATCCGATTAGGCCAGCCGAACGACCGAATTGCCACCGGCATTATCAAGCACTTGGACCCGCATTTCCCCGCAGCAAATTTCGAGCAGAACTGGCTCCTCTGCGAAACGCTCGCCTATCTGCAGGCGCCCCACACGGCGGCCAAGGGCATCCAACTGCTGCAGGACGCGGCCACGCAGGAGGAACAGATCGAGTACGCGCGCTCGCTGCGGATGCTGAAAACCGGCTGGACGCTCGAGCTGCGCACGGCCTATTTCAACTGGTTCCTCAAGGCGGCCAGTTACCGCGGCGGCGCGAGCTTCAGCAAATTCATCGAGTTCATCCGACGCGATGCCGAGGCGAGTCTGGACACTAAAAGCCGCGAGCAGCTAAAGGAATTACTGGCGAAAAAGCCCGTTCAGAAATCGCCGTTTGAGATCATGGCGCAGGCGATGATTGGTCGTAATTTCGTGAAAGAATGGAAGCTTGAAGAACTCAGTACGGCCTCCAAGACCAAGCTCAAGGGCCGTGACTTCGAGCGCGGCCGAAAGATGTTCGCCGCGGGCGGCTGCTTTGCCTGCCACCGATTCGCCAATGCAGGCGGCATGACCGGGCCCGATCTCTCCGGCGCCGGCGGCCGTTATTCGGCGCATGATTTGCTCGAGCAAATCATTCATCCGAGCAAGGAAATCAACGAGCAGTTTGTGCCCGTGATTGTGAAAATGAAATCCGGCGACACCCTCACCGGCGTAGTCGTGAACATGAACGGCGACCGCGTGACGGTGAACACGGACATGTTTGATCCCAATCAACGCGTCAACGTGAACCGCCCGGAGGTCGAGAGCATTGAGCCCTCCAAAGTGTCCCCCATGCCTCCGGGCCTGCTCAACCTCATGCGCGAAGATGAGGTCATGGATCTCCTCGCCTACATCCTTAGCGGCGGCGACCGCGACCACACAGTCTTTAAGAAATAATCATGAAAAAACTCCTCACTCTACTCCCGATAATCTGCCTCACCGCCTGTCTCGGCTGCGGCGGCGGTGGGGGCGATGCAACGCCCTCCGATAACAACAACAGCGGCGCCGGCACCCAAGGCAAGCCCACTGAAAGCAAGGGCGTGATCGCCTACTCGCCGCTCACGCTTTCCAACCCGTTTTTCAAGGTGATCGGCGATCACATCAAGGCTGAGGCCGAAAAGAATGGTTACACGGTCCGCATAGTGGATCCGAATATGGACGTGAAAAAACAATCCGATCAGATGGACGATTTCATTTCCAGCGGCGTCACCGCCATCATCCTTGTGCCGTGCGACCGCCTGTCTGTCGGCCCGTCGGTGCAAGCAGCGAACAAGGCCGGTATTCCGGTGTTCACGGTGGATGCCAAGTGTGCGGCGGAGAACGCCAAGATCGAGGGCCACGTGGGCACGGATAATTTTCAGGGCGGCGAACTAGCCGGCAAGGCGATGATCACCGCGCTCGGCGATGCCGGCGGCAAGGTGCTGGTGCTTGACTTCAAAAAGGCCAACTCTTGCGTGTTGCGCGTGGGCGGATTTAAGAAGGTGATTGATGCTCACAACAAGACGGCCACCGGTAAAATCGAGATTGTCTCTGAACTCGACGGCAACGGGGACCGCACCAAAGGCTATCAATCCACGGCCGATGCCCTGCAGGCGCATGAGGATCTCGATGCCATTTTTGCAATCAATGATCCCTCCGCCCTCGGCGCCTACACCGCTGTGAAGGAAGCGAAGCGCGATGACAAGATCAAGATCATCGGCTTCGATGGCCAGCTCGACGGCAAACAGGCGATCAAGGACGGCAAGTTGTACGCCGACCCCATCCAGCATCCGGACAAGATGGGCCGCCAGATCGTGCAGCTGATCATGAAATATCAGGCCGGTGAGAAATTCGAGTCCGAGACGCTCATTCCCGCCACGCTCTACACCAAGACCGAGGCGGACCAAGATCCGGCGCTGAAATAATCCATGGCCGCTGCCGACCACCCGCCGTTGCTCCAGATGCGCGGCATCAGCAAGGCCTTCCCCGGCGTACAGGCGCTTAGCGGAGTGGGCCTCACGCTGCATGCCGGCGAGGTATTGGCGTTGCTCGGCGAAAACGGCGCGGGCAAAAGCACACTGATCAAAATCCTCGGCGGCGCCCATGCGCATGACGAAGGCGAACTGAGCATCGACGGTTCGCCCGCGCGCATTGACTCCCCGCAGGCGTCACAAGCCGCCGGCATCGGCATTATTTACCAAGAGTTCAACCTCGTGCCCGGCCTGACCGCGCGCGAAAATATTTTCCTCGGCCAGGAACCGGCGGGGGTCAGTTTCATTCCGCACCAAAAAGAAGCCGACCGCGCTCGTAAGCTGTTCCAACGCATTGGTGTGGAAATCGATCCCAATGCCATGTGCCGCGATCTCACCGTGGCGCAACAGCAGGTCGTGGAGATCGCTAAGGCGCTCGCGCAGGACGCCCGCATCATCGTGATGGACGAGCCCACCGCCGCCCTCACCCCGCGCGAGGTCGACGGCCTGCTCCAGGTCGTGAGCGAACTCCGCACCCAGGGCATCGGCATCATTTATATCAGCCATCGCCTTGATGAAATCGATACCATCGCCGACCGCGTCACCGTGCTGCGCGACGGCAGCCACGTGGCGACCCGTGACAAGACCGACCTCGCACGCGATGAAATGATCGAGCTGATGGTTGGCCGCAGTCTCGATAAGGAATTTCCCTCGCACGACTGCCAACCCGGCCCCGTGCGGTTGGCGGTGAAAAATCTCTCGCGCGGCAACAAGGTCCGCGACGTGTCCTTCGAGCTGCACGCCGGCGAAATTGTCGGCCTCACCGGCCTTGTTGGCGCGGGCCGCACCGAGACCGCCCGTCTCATTTTCAGCGCTGATCGCAAGGATACGGGCACAGTGGAACTGGACGGCCAACCCATCGATGCCACCTCGCCGCGCGATGCCATACGCGCCGGCATTTGCCTGCTTACCGAGGATCGCAAATCGCAGGGCCTCGTGCTCGGTCAAACCGTACAGGAAAATTTTGGCCTGCCCAACCTGATGCAATTCACCCGAAGTGGCCTCATTGACCGACAAGCGGAGAGCGATGCCTTCGCTAAGTTTGTTAAACAAATCCCGATCAAGGTATCCGATCACGAACAACTCGCGCGCAATCTATCCGGCGGTAACCAGCAAAAGGTCGTGCTCGCCAAGTGGCTTCAACGCAATGCCGACGTGATCATTTTCGACGAACCGACCCGCGGCATCGATGTCGGCGCCAAGTACGAGATTTACCGACTCATCCATCAACTGGCCGACGACGGCAAAGCCATTCTCATGATCAGCTCCGAGCTACCCGAGATCCTCGGCATGAGCGACCGCATCCTCGTGATGAACGAAGGCCGCCTCACCGGCGAGATCACCGAGGTCCCCCGCGCCTCGCAGGAGGACATCATGAAACTTGCCACACAAC contains:
- a CDS encoding c-type cytochrome, producing the protein MLRIFIALIVFTLGVSARAQSISDSATPVRNISAPEGFKVELLYSVPKPQQGSWVAMCNDDKGRIIVSDQFGGLYRFTPPAPGKSLKQSDIEPVPAKIRAANGLLWANGALYVGVNDYERKFPSGLYRVTDSDGDDKLDKVVLLREMFARGDHGIHAILPGPQNSLYLITGNNTTPLQTQKSRVPLHWGEDHLLPRMPDGRGHNRDRLAPGGIIYKVSLDGKQWEIVSAGFRNIYDGGVNKDGELFTYDADMEYDFNTSWYRPTRINHVTSGSMWGWRNGTGKRPEFYPDTLPATINIGPGSPTGTVFGYGAKFPAKYQNAFYILDWSWGKIHAVHLKPNGSSYTGTKETFITGSPLPVTDVIIHPKDGAMYFTIGGRKVQSGVYRVTYTGKQSTAPAVKRTMHYGRVLRQKLENFHGVQHKDAVNQSWPHLGDDDRFIRWAAMTAVMHQPVSEWQERALHEKDANKRVVALLALSKVIGADPKNVVAGEAKDAPKISPAQRAAIYKALGQVKWSQLTHASKLTLVRAYQIALIRLGQPNDRIATGIIKHLDPHFPAANFEQNWLLCETLAYLQAPHTAAKGIQLLQDAATQEEQIEYARSLRMLKTGWTLELRTAYFNWFLKAASYRGGASFSKFIEFIRRDAEASLDTKSREQLKELLAKKPVQKSPFEIMAQAMIGRNFVKEWKLEELSTASKTKLKGRDFERGRKMFAAGGCFACHRFANAGGMTGPDLSGAGGRYSAHDLLEQIIHPSKEINEQFVPVIVKMKSGDTLTGVVVNMNGDRVTVNTDMFDPNQRVNVNRPEVESIEPSKVSPMPPGLLNLMREDEVMDLLAYILSGGDRDHTVFKK
- a CDS encoding DUF1588 domain-containing protein, which codes for MFVRRFIFQSCLLLALLGIASAQAAEEFEQFLKPLFAKSCVKCHGGEKVKGKINLKQITTAQQFLAKPELIQELIEVIDAADMPPEDEPQLTQAQRTKMLATLKAQLRAATVGIKARPVRIRRLNRFQYNNAVRDLFQLNRDVFALPEKLMTRESIYLNAPKMPDRVNVRSLALNPAPGMRAVRAFPKDLRAAHGFDNQANQLTLSPLLLDAFLSLSVSVVESPDFNEQTVGIWKTFFQPPAEGADLPAETRKRIAVFLALAFRGPVESTTIDRYTAYALGKIKQEIPFTAAMKKVASAALSSPLFLYRYQLADAKNSQHALASNLSFFLWVSGPDAELLRLAEAGKLSEPAVLEKTIDRMLADPKIERFLDTFPAQWMQLENVLAATPDPRKHRLFALDKNNPASLQMLMEPLLLFDAVFVEDRPIADLITPKFGYQSDFLKTWYTTDLEPPTVDVREIVEMNRRNAERRNGLEKLIKNTKTDLEAMLKPVRAKLLAERKKNTGGKKPVDLKPYAAWEFNGDLKSSVNSLELKAHGKIQFKDGMVVLNRAYLLSNHLPIDLRAKSLEIWCKVGNVNQRGGGVMGIQGPGDFFDTIVLGERKPRHWISGSNGFSRTLDFPNSTPENAANELLHLVMVYQPDGTTRMYRNGKPYGQPFRRSSATFPKNRSSVIFGLRHLPPGGNKYLNVSIDKARLYNRVLTAAEVAASSTGTHLYISEADALQAMLPAQKKKHMALNDTLKQAEAELKNIPQPRDTGKIQQAARQKFDNEIRNKLRGKTFERLPVVNPRYGGVITSAAMLSMTAGPKRTHPIGRGAWIIEVIFNDPPPPPPNDVPPLNEDALDKNLTIREKFAQHRANPNCAGCHSRLDPLGFALENFDITGRWRDKYPNGRTVDATGTLLRKYKFNDIVDFKKSLVQEDRRFAKAFTAHLLRFALARELTPVDTLAIDRIVNQTENEGFKLKSLIRKVVQAESFLKSN